In one window of Tellurirhabdus rosea DNA:
- the ccsA gene encoding cytochrome c biogenesis protein CcsA, with protein MKKNWWKLLTVVILTYVILVGLLGNVPRQPILNESIRNVYFHVPLWFGMIILMLTSMIYSVRYLRNGRFADDLVAVEFANTAIVFGILGCATGSIWANYTWGTPWPNDPKTNAVAVAMLMYFAYLILRNSFDDEQRRARISAIYNIFTFAVFIPLIFVLPRLTDSLHPGNGGNPAFGQYDMDNQMRQVFYPAVIGWTLLGVWITQLRVRVRRLDEMLEDVLDSRQNARTTAE; from the coding sequence ATGAAAAAGAACTGGTGGAAATTACTGACCGTCGTCATTCTGACCTACGTCATTCTGGTGGGCCTGCTGGGCAATGTTCCCCGGCAACCGATTCTGAACGAAAGCATTCGCAACGTGTACTTCCACGTACCGCTCTGGTTCGGAATGATTATCCTGATGCTTACTTCGATGATTTACTCGGTGCGATACCTGCGGAACGGCCGGTTTGCCGATGATCTGGTGGCCGTTGAATTTGCCAATACGGCCATTGTGTTCGGTATTCTGGGCTGCGCCACGGGGTCGATCTGGGCCAATTACACCTGGGGCACTCCCTGGCCCAACGACCCCAAGACCAACGCCGTTGCGGTGGCTATGCTGATGTATTTCGCGTATCTGATCCTGCGCAACTCGTTTGACGACGAACAGCGGCGGGCCCGGATTTCGGCGATTTACAACATCTTCACGTTTGCGGTTTTCATTCCGCTCATTTTTGTGCTTCCGCGTCTGACCGATTCGCTGCACCCCGGCAACGGCGGTAACCCGGCCTTCGGTCAGTATGACATGGACAACCAGATGCGGCAGGTGTTCTACCCGGCCGTGATCGGCTGGACGCTGCTGGGCGTGTGGATCACCCAGTTGCGGGTCCGGGTGCGCCGGCTGGACGAAATGCTGGAAGACGTGCTGGACTCGCGGCAAAATGCCCGGACGACGGCGGAATGA
- a CDS encoding heme exporter protein CcmB — protein sequence MLKQIGVLMEKEFRLEWRQRYALNGILLYIVSTVFVCYLCFSMRRNQLTPMVWNALFWIILLFTAINAIAKSFVQERAGRLLYYYTLASPQQIIVSKILYNTVLMLGLAALGFIVYAFVLGNPVQDLLLFVANLLLGALGFAATLTLIAGIASKAENSATLMAVLSFPVVLPLLLMLIRVSKNALDGLDRSVSTDEILTLLAIDAIVLAVSWMLFPFLWRS from the coding sequence ATGCTGAAACAGATTGGAGTTTTGATGGAGAAGGAGTTCCGGCTGGAGTGGCGGCAACGCTACGCCCTGAACGGGATTCTGCTGTACATTGTCAGTACGGTGTTTGTCTGCTACCTGTGTTTTAGTATGCGCCGCAACCAGCTCACGCCGATGGTCTGGAACGCGTTGTTTTGGATTATTCTGCTGTTTACGGCCATCAACGCCATTGCTAAAAGCTTTGTGCAGGAACGGGCCGGACGGTTGCTGTACTACTATACCCTGGCGAGTCCCCAGCAGATTATTGTCTCGAAAATCCTGTACAATACGGTGCTGATGCTCGGTCTGGCGGCGCTGGGTTTTATCGTGTACGCCTTTGTACTGGGCAATCCGGTGCAGGACCTGCTCCTGTTTGTGGCCAACCTGCTGCTCGGGGCGCTGGGCTTTGCCGCCACGCTGACCCTGATTGCCGGTATTGCCTCCAAAGCCGAAAACAGCGCGACGCTGATGGCCGTGCTGAGCTTTCCGGTGGTGCTTCCTCTGTTGCTTATGCTGATTCGGGTGTCAAAAAATGCACTTGACGGCCTTGACCGTAGCGTAAGTACCGACGAAATCCTGACCTTGCTGGCGATTGATGCCATCGTGCTGGCGGTTTCGTGGATGCTGTTTCCGTTTTTGTGGCGGAGCTAG
- a CDS encoding hemolysin family protein: MESFSILIGALLALVLAGFFSAVETAYLSVNRLYFELHSKQGPLGEKLVSRFLKQPILFVGTTLTGNTLFLVLYGVLGFTALNPLLADYLPPTFTDPLVLIAIETLILTILFLPIADYLPKSLALIHPDAFLEWLAIPIWIIYQVIAPVVRLMVGLTKAFNRVVLRSNYSEIRPVFGLTDLNHYLEEINQKAVENNEDEIDIDTEILNNAIEFSSATVRDCMIPRTEITAVCVDDTMAELEKAFQESGHSKILVYRDNIDDVIGYCHALSLFKKPDSIEAILMPIRVVPESMPASDLLEKFQRERRNIALVVDEFGGTSGLVTVEDLVEQIFGEIQDEYDTNEDWAERQLDENTWLLSARHEIEYLNETYGWEIPEGDYDTLGGLLISLHEELPDVGEVIELHPFVFTIESMNETRIDMVKVTVIKSNE, from the coding sequence ATGGAATCATTTAGTATACTGATCGGCGCACTGCTGGCTCTGGTGCTTGCCGGTTTTTTTTCCGCCGTCGAAACGGCTTATCTGTCCGTTAACCGGCTTTATTTCGAGCTGCACAGCAAACAGGGTCCGCTGGGCGAGAAACTGGTTTCCCGCTTCCTGAAACAGCCGATTCTGTTTGTCGGAACGACCCTCACGGGCAATACGCTTTTTCTGGTGCTTTACGGGGTTCTTGGCTTTACGGCGCTGAATCCGCTCCTGGCCGACTACCTGCCCCCCACCTTCACGGACCCGCTCGTCCTGATTGCGATTGAAACACTGATCCTGACGATTCTTTTTCTCCCGATAGCCGATTACCTGCCCAAAAGTCTGGCGCTGATTCATCCGGATGCCTTTCTGGAATGGCTGGCAATTCCGATCTGGATCATTTATCAGGTCATTGCGCCCGTCGTGCGGCTGATGGTGGGCCTGACCAAGGCGTTTAACCGGGTCGTCCTGCGAAGTAATTATTCCGAAATCCGGCCCGTCTTCGGCCTTACCGACCTGAACCATTATCTGGAGGAAATCAACCAGAAAGCGGTGGAGAACAACGAAGACGAAATCGACATCGACACCGAAATCCTGAACAACGCCATTGAATTCAGCTCGGCCACCGTGCGCGACTGCATGATTCCGCGTACCGAGATTACGGCTGTCTGCGTCGATGACACGATGGCGGAACTCGAAAAGGCGTTTCAGGAAAGCGGACACTCGAAGATTCTCGTCTACCGGGACAACATCGATGACGTAATCGGCTATTGCCACGCCCTGTCGCTGTTCAAAAAACCGGACTCCATCGAGGCGATTCTGATGCCCATCCGGGTCGTGCCCGAAAGCATGCCCGCCAGCGACCTGCTCGAAAAATTCCAGCGCGAACGGCGAAACATCGCCCTCGTGGTCGATGAATTCGGCGGAACCTCGGGCCTGGTAACGGTGGAGGATCTGGTCGAGCAGATCTTCGGGGAAATTCAGGATGAATACGACACGAACGAAGACTGGGCCGAGCGGCAGCTGGACGAGAACACCTGGCTGCTAAGCGCCCGGCACGAGATCGAATACCTGAACGAAACGTACGGCTGGGAAATCCCGGAGGGCGATTACGATACCCTCGGCGGCCTTTTGATCTCCCTGCACGAAGAACTTCCCGACGTGGGCGAAGTCATCGAACTCCATCCCTTCGTCTTCACCATCGAATCCATGAACGAAACCCGAATCGACATGGTGAAGGTTACGGTGATAAAGAGCAACGAATGA
- a CDS encoding FeoA family protein, which translates to MSNRSVADLKIGEKAVIKAFSDQWMSLKLLEMGCLPGAEVCLHCKAPLGDPICLNVSGYCLSMRKSEAATILVE; encoded by the coding sequence ATGAGCAACCGTAGCGTAGCAGACCTGAAAATTGGGGAAAAGGCAGTCATTAAAGCGTTTAGTGACCAGTGGATGTCGCTGAAACTGCTGGAAATGGGCTGTCTGCCCGGTGCGGAAGTTTGCCTGCACTGCAAAGCTCCCCTTGGCGACCCCATTTGTCTGAACGTGTCCGGCTACTGCCTCTCGATGCGGAAATCGGAAGCTGCGACGATTCTGGTTGAGTAA
- the feoB gene encoding ferrous iron transport protein B — protein sequence MKSNPVIALIGNPNAGKSSLFNHLTGLRQKVGNFPGVTVDKKSGTVALSGAVTATVVDLPGVYSIYPKSADERIVTDILANPAHPDYPDVAVVVADASNLHRNLLLFTQVADLGVPVILALNMLDVARQHHQEVNAVTLAMRLGVAVVKINARVGEGLDLLKNAVLQQLAQPEPVAALFYDPAEDLNGLLTDVKSQYKLANNYLALQYIIQHDGFSFLDVPQRQGLDKLIEKHSFAEQPFQAHETIERYKRIRHVVKDAVVDRRPLDQPTWSQKLDRFLLHPIWGYVLFGSIMFLIFQAVFAWASIPMDAIDGGMAALNEWLHETLPAGPLTDLLTDGILAGIGGVLVFAPQIAFLFLLVAILEESGYMSRVMVLMDRIMRKFGLNGRSVVPLISGVACAVPAIMATRAIGSWRERLITILVTPLMSCSARLPIYTILVALVVPEETILGLFNLQGLVLMGLYLLGLGSALVAAYVFKKIIKARERSLFVMELPTYKMPRWNHVGLTVWESVRSFIWEAGRIIVAISIILWVLASYGPGDSLEQAEKEVRQNLTGQQAEVIDNQVAAARLEASYAGRFGHLIEPAIRPLGYDWKIGIALLSSFAAREVFVGTIVTIYSIGGGDGDENNATIKEKLRNEKNPDTGGAMYTPALAFSLLIFYVFAMMCMSTLATVYRETKSWKWPAVQLVYMSALAYLSAFLVYQLLK from the coding sequence TTGAAATCAAATCCTGTCATAGCGCTTATCGGCAACCCGAACGCCGGGAAATCGTCGTTGTTCAACCACCTGACCGGCCTCCGGCAGAAAGTGGGCAACTTCCCGGGGGTCACCGTCGATAAAAAATCGGGCACGGTAGCCCTCAGCGGTGCCGTCACCGCGACGGTCGTTGACCTGCCGGGGGTCTACAGCATCTACCCCAAATCGGCCGACGAGCGGATCGTAACCGACATTCTGGCCAACCCCGCTCATCCGGATTATCCCGACGTGGCGGTCGTGGTGGCCGACGCTTCCAACCTCCACCGAAATTTACTGCTTTTCACGCAGGTGGCCGACCTGGGTGTTCCCGTCATTCTGGCGCTGAACATGCTCGACGTGGCCCGGCAGCACCACCAGGAAGTCAACGCCGTGACGCTGGCTATGCGGCTGGGGGTTGCCGTGGTGAAAATCAACGCCCGCGTTGGCGAGGGGCTGGATCTGCTCAAAAATGCCGTTTTGCAGCAACTGGCTCAGCCCGAACCGGTCGCTGCTCTTTTTTACGACCCCGCCGAAGATCTCAACGGCCTGCTGACCGACGTTAAAAGCCAGTACAAACTTGCCAACAATTACCTGGCGCTCCAGTACATCATCCAGCACGACGGATTTTCGTTTCTTGACGTTCCGCAGCGGCAGGGACTCGACAAACTGATCGAAAAGCACAGCTTTGCCGAACAGCCCTTTCAGGCCCACGAAACCATCGAACGCTACAAACGCATTCGCCACGTAGTGAAAGATGCGGTCGTTGACCGCCGTCCGCTGGACCAGCCGACCTGGAGCCAGAAGCTCGATCGTTTTCTGCTGCATCCAATTTGGGGGTATGTGCTTTTTGGAAGTATCATGTTCCTCATCTTTCAGGCCGTCTTCGCCTGGGCGTCGATTCCGATGGACGCCATCGACGGGGGCATGGCCGCCCTGAACGAATGGCTGCACGAAACCCTTCCGGCAGGCCCGCTGACCGACCTGCTGACCGACGGCATTCTGGCGGGTATCGGCGGGGTCCTGGTCTTTGCCCCGCAGATCGCGTTCCTGTTTCTGCTGGTGGCTATTCTGGAAGAATCCGGATACATGTCCAGGGTGATGGTGCTGATGGACCGCATCATGCGCAAATTCGGTCTGAACGGGCGAAGTGTCGTCCCGCTGATTTCGGGCGTTGCCTGCGCCGTTCCGGCCATTATGGCAACCCGGGCCATCGGTTCCTGGCGCGAACGACTGATTACCATTCTGGTGACGCCTCTGATGAGTTGCTCGGCCCGCCTGCCAATTTACACCATTCTGGTGGCGCTGGTGGTGCCGGAAGAAACGATTCTGGGCCTGTTCAATCTGCAGGGACTGGTGTTGATGGGCCTGTATCTGCTGGGGCTGGGTTCGGCCCTGGTGGCGGCGTACGTGTTCAAGAAAATCATCAAAGCCCGGGAGCGGAGCCTGTTTGTCATGGAACTGCCGACCTACAAGATGCCCCGCTGGAACCACGTCGGCCTGACGGTCTGGGAAAGCGTCCGGTCATTCATCTGGGAAGCCGGGCGGATCATCGTCGCCATATCGATCATCCTCTGGGTACTGGCTTCCTACGGACCCGGCGACAGCCTGGAACAGGCAGAAAAAGAGGTGCGTCAGAATCTGACGGGCCAGCAGGCGGAGGTCATTGATAACCAGGTAGCGGCTGCCCGGCTCGAAGCCTCGTACGCCGGCCGGTTCGGACACCTGATCGAGCCAGCCATCCGGCCTTTGGGGTATGATTGGAAAATTGGCATTGCGCTGTTGTCCTCGTTTGCGGCCCGCGAAGTATTCGTCGGAACGATTGTGACCATTTACAGCATTGGGGGGGGCGACGGCGACGAAAACAATGCCACCATCAAGGAAAAACTCCGCAACGAAAAGAACCCCGACACGGGCGGGGCTATGTACACCCCGGCACTGGCCTTTTCGCTGCTAATCTTCTACGTGTTTGCCATGATGTGCATGAGCACCCTGGCGACGGTTTACCGGGAAACGAAAAGCTGGAAATGGCCGGCCGTGCAACTGGTTTACATGTCGGCACTGGCCTATCTGTCCGCTTTTCTGGTCTACCAGCTGTTGAAGTAA
- a CDS encoding CcmD family protein, with amino-acid sequence MFRTLVVFFALLLSSLTVFAQGASADVEMADRLRADGKIWVVVAVIAATFFGIIFYLTRLDSKISKLEKEIKNK; translated from the coding sequence ATGTTCCGTACACTTGTTGTCTTTTTTGCACTGCTGCTGTCGTCCCTGACGGTATTTGCCCAGGGTGCTTCTGCCGACGTCGAGATGGCCGACCGCCTGCGCGCCGACGGCAAAATATGGGTTGTGGTGGCCGTCATCGCCGCAACCTTCTTCGGCATCATCTTTTACCTCACCCGGCTGGACAGCAAAATCAGTAAACTGGAAAAGGAAATCAAAAATAAATAA
- a CDS encoding LytR/AlgR family response regulator transcription factor: MTILLIEDEPLVARILERQVRSLEPTAQLQGPLESVQAALTWFRQLRESGTPEPDLILSDIQLSDGVSFDIYREVNPQCPIIFTTAYDEYAIRAFKLNSIDYLLKPIDQEELEAAFAKFHQWRQGGLSVDFRNQLSHLLADLQPARGQQRAYKRRFTAHYLRQIVPVAEEHVACFCRDELIYLHTSDGRKLVTDYHSLDELEDLADPTHFFRANRQNLVNVEAIAGYQSHHTGKLILSLKKPVSLDVTVSKEKAAQFREWFEGGSF, encoded by the coding sequence ATGACCATTCTGCTAATAGAAGATGAACCGCTGGTGGCCCGGATTCTGGAGCGGCAGGTGCGGAGCCTGGAACCGACCGCCCAACTGCAGGGGCCGCTCGAAAGCGTGCAGGCGGCCCTGACCTGGTTTCGCCAGCTTCGGGAAAGCGGGACCCCCGAGCCGGATCTGATTCTCTCCGACATTCAGCTGTCCGACGGCGTGAGTTTTGACATTTACCGCGAAGTGAACCCGCAGTGCCCCATCATCTTCACGACGGCCTACGACGAGTACGCTATCCGGGCTTTCAAGCTCAACAGCATCGACTACCTGCTCAAACCCATCGATCAGGAGGAACTGGAAGCGGCTTTTGCAAAATTTCACCAATGGCGGCAGGGCGGGTTATCCGTCGATTTCCGAAACCAGCTGAGCCACCTGCTGGCCGATCTGCAACCGGCCCGGGGCCAGCAGCGCGCCTACAAACGGCGGTTTACGGCGCATTACCTGAGGCAGATTGTTCCGGTTGCGGAGGAGCATGTCGCCTGTTTCTGCCGCGACGAACTTATTTACCTGCACACCAGCGACGGCCGCAAACTGGTCACCGATTACCACTCCCTCGACGAACTGGAAGACCTGGCCGACCCGACGCATTTTTTCCGGGCCAACCGGCAGAATCTGGTCAACGTAGAAGCCATCGCCGGCTACCAGTCGCACCATACCGGAAAGCTGATTCTTTCGCTCAAGAAGCCCGTCAGCCTCGACGTGACCGTCAGCAAGGAAAAAGCCGCCCAGTTTCGGGAGTGGTTTGAGGGAGGAAGCTTTTGA
- a CDS encoding cytochrome c maturation protein CcmE domain-containing protein, giving the protein MKKIHIIALLVIAAAITIIVSTAGDASTYVNFTQAESLAKDGESDAVHVVGKLKKDASGRIEGMEYQPALDPNHFVFTLVDNDNRVKRVIYNAPKPQDFDRSEQIVVIGSMKGDHFQADKILLKCPSKYNDGKLETTEHEAKTAQL; this is encoded by the coding sequence ATGAAAAAGATACACATCATCGCCCTTCTGGTCATCGCTGCGGCCATTACGATCATCGTTTCGACGGCCGGCGACGCCAGCACGTACGTGAACTTTACCCAAGCCGAATCGCTGGCAAAAGATGGTGAATCGGATGCCGTGCACGTTGTCGGCAAACTGAAGAAAGACGCATCCGGACGGATTGAAGGCATGGAGTACCAGCCGGCTCTGGACCCCAACCATTTTGTCTTTACGCTGGTAGACAACGACAACCGGGTCAAACGGGTTATCTACAACGCCCCCAAACCGCAGGACTTCGACCGTTCGGAGCAGATTGTGGTTATCGGCTCGATGAAAGGCGACCATTTTCAGGCTGACAAAATTCTGCTGAAATGCCCGTCGAAGTACAATGACGGAAAGCTCGAAACTACGGAGCACGAAGCTAAAACTGCCCAACTGTAA
- the ccsA gene encoding cytochrome c biogenesis protein CcsA codes for MIHTFVGNLGHFFVILSFVTALVATVAYLNVSLAATDHPSLDQGPLAQWRRLARGSFYLHAVAVTGVVASLFYIVYNHYFEYHYAWSHSSRALPTHFMISSFWEGQEGSFLLWLFWDALLAIVLINTNRKWEAPVMTVFGLVQAFLASMILGVVFFEKYKLGSSPFLLLREALPDTPIFATDPNFIPKDGNGLNPLLQNYWMVIHPPTLFLGYATTLVPFAYAMAGLWRKDPIDWMRPALPWALFSAVVLGVGILMGGYWAYETLNFGGYWNWDPVENSVFVPWLTLVAAIHMMLIGRKNSTGLKAALILNITTFLLILYSTFVTRSGILGNASVHSFTDLGLSGQLLLYLLAFLFMSVGLLVVRWKTLPKDEQEASTYSREFWMFLGAVVLTLAGFQVIATTSIPVYNAVLEQFGIVSNLALPADQVGHYNKFQIWFFAAVAVLTGIGQYVWWRKIKDQATFSSLMTPLLITLGFSAALIISGKLTNPSYMVLLTAAVFAIVANGSILWGVVRGNYKLSGGAVSHIGVAMMLIGVLFSSGFSRVVSINGTGLLISRSEDFTKNDNKENKENVILWYNQPQQMSGYLLTYKGQRIEAREVPGYLPKDWVEVIEGDFHGVALRDIEKDGKVYYKKGDTLALYPENTYFEVEYRQPDGKIFTLYPRSQVNQKMGLLSSPDIKRDVNRDLYTYVSSIPDPESEGSWSQPETHSVMMKDTFFVNDYVAILDNVVRTTQVDGTDLGPTDAAIKANIRVLDKDREYTLSPAFVIKDRMVGRIPETSQELGLRIQLNEIDPRTGQFTFQTNTTQRDYIVMKAMEKPLINLLWLGTLVLVVGFSMSTVRRYREFTQLRNQGKA; via the coding sequence ATGATACATACCTTCGTCGGTAACCTCGGTCACTTTTTCGTTATTCTTTCCTTCGTCACGGCGCTCGTGGCGACGGTGGCATACCTGAACGTGTCCCTGGCCGCAACCGACCATCCCTCTCTTGATCAGGGCCCGCTGGCACAATGGCGTCGGCTGGCCCGTGGCTCGTTTTACCTGCATGCCGTCGCCGTGACGGGTGTGGTGGCCAGCCTGTTCTACATCGTTTACAACCATTATTTCGAATACCATTACGCCTGGAGCCACTCTTCGCGGGCGCTGCCGACGCACTTCATGATTTCCAGCTTCTGGGAAGGCCAGGAGGGCAGTTTTCTGCTGTGGCTTTTCTGGGACGCCCTGCTGGCGATTGTGTTGATCAATACCAACCGCAAATGGGAAGCCCCCGTCATGACGGTCTTTGGCCTCGTGCAGGCTTTTCTGGCGTCCATGATTCTGGGCGTGGTGTTCTTCGAGAAATACAAGCTCGGCAGTTCGCCGTTCCTGCTGCTGCGGGAAGCTCTGCCGGACACGCCGATTTTTGCGACCGACCCAAATTTTATTCCGAAAGACGGCAACGGCCTCAATCCTCTGCTCCAGAACTACTGGATGGTGATTCACCCGCCGACGCTGTTTCTAGGCTACGCCACGACGCTCGTGCCGTTTGCCTACGCTATGGCGGGCCTGTGGCGGAAAGACCCGATCGACTGGATGCGGCCTGCCCTGCCGTGGGCGCTGTTCTCGGCGGTCGTGCTGGGCGTCGGTATTCTGATGGGCGGCTACTGGGCGTACGAAACCCTCAACTTCGGCGGCTACTGGAACTGGGACCCCGTCGAAAACTCGGTCTTTGTGCCCTGGCTGACGCTGGTGGCGGCGATTCACATGATGCTGATCGGACGGAAGAATTCGACCGGCCTCAAAGCCGCGCTGATTCTGAACATCACGACGTTCCTGCTGATTCTGTATTCGACCTTCGTCACCCGGAGTGGTATTCTGGGCAACGCTTCGGTCCACTCCTTTACGGATCTGGGCCTTTCGGGGCAGTTGCTGCTGTATCTGCTGGCGTTCCTGTTCATGTCAGTGGGCCTGCTGGTTGTGCGCTGGAAAACGCTGCCGAAAGATGAGCAGGAAGCATCGACCTACTCGCGGGAGTTCTGGATGTTCCTCGGTGCCGTTGTGCTGACGCTGGCGGGTTTTCAGGTCATTGCCACGACGTCCATTCCGGTTTACAACGCGGTGCTGGAGCAGTTCGGCATTGTATCCAACCTGGCGCTGCCCGCCGATCAGGTAGGGCACTACAACAAATTCCAGATCTGGTTTTTTGCGGCGGTAGCGGTATTGACCGGCATCGGACAGTACGTCTGGTGGCGCAAAATCAAAGACCAGGCAACGTTCAGCAGCCTGATGACGCCGCTGCTGATTACCCTCGGTTTCAGTGCGGCCCTGATTATTTCCGGCAAACTGACCAATCCGTCGTACATGGTCCTGCTGACGGCGGCGGTGTTTGCCATCGTTGCCAACGGCAGCATTCTCTGGGGCGTGGTTAGGGGCAATTACAAGCTGTCGGGCGGGGCCGTCTCGCATATCGGCGTGGCGATGATGCTCATCGGCGTGCTGTTTTCGTCCGGTTTCTCCCGGGTGGTGTCCATCAACGGCACCGGGCTGCTGATTTCGCGGTCGGAAGATTTCACGAAAAACGATAACAAGGAAAACAAGGAAAACGTCATCCTGTGGTACAACCAGCCGCAGCAGATGAGCGGATACCTGCTGACCTACAAAGGCCAGCGCATCGAAGCGCGCGAAGTGCCGGGTTACCTGCCCAAAGACTGGGTGGAAGTCATCGAAGGCGATTTTCACGGCGTAGCCCTGCGCGACATCGAAAAGGACGGCAAGGTCTATTACAAAAAAGGCGATACGCTGGCGTTGTATCCCGAGAACACCTACTTCGAAGTGGAATACCGGCAGCCGGACGGCAAAATCTTCACGCTGTATCCGCGTTCGCAGGTTAACCAGAAGATGGGGCTGCTCTCGTCGCCGGACATCAAGCGCGACGTGAACCGCGACCTGTACACCTACGTCTCCTCCATCCCGGACCCGGAAAGCGAAGGGTCCTGGAGCCAGCCGGAAACGCATTCGGTGATGATGAAGGATACCTTCTTTGTCAACGACTACGTCGCCATTCTGGACAACGTGGTCCGGACGACGCAGGTTGACGGCACGGACCTGGGCCCTACCGATGCGGCCATTAAGGCAAACATCCGGGTGCTGGACAAGGACCGGGAGTACACGCTGTCCCCCGCCTTTGTCATCAAAGACCGGATGGTGGGTCGGATTCCCGAAACCAGTCAGGAACTCGGGCTGCGCATTCAGCTGAACGAAATCGACCCGCGTACGGGACAATTCACCTTTCAGACCAACACCACGCAGCGGGATTACATCGTCATGAAGGCGATGGAAAAGCCGCTCATCAACCTGCTCTGGCTCGGAACGCTGGTGCTGGTGGTCGGCTTCTCCATGTCGACCGTCCGCCGCTACCGGGAATTTACGCAGCTGCGAAATCAGGGAAAAGCTTAA